In Streptomyces alboniger, the following are encoded in one genomic region:
- a CDS encoding L,D-transpeptidase family protein, which translates to MRPRAAALVCAVLFAATGTLGAAPVPGLPLPERMADTGGGGQLITAEAPDTGSTTGALTWWDRRGGRWVEAGSASARFGAKGLVEGGSRRQGTRTTPTGLYGLPYAFGIAPRPSGADYPYRRVTKESWWCQDNASRSYNRWSEPLTADCRAAESEHLITYDPQYRHALVIDYNYSRPVRGRGAGIFLHVHGSGATAGCVSVPARAMRQILRWAKPGLRPHIAIGTASGPTALTRY; encoded by the coding sequence ATGCGCCCACGAGCCGCCGCCCTGGTCTGTGCCGTCCTGTTCGCCGCCACCGGCACGCTCGGGGCGGCGCCCGTGCCGGGCCTTCCGCTTCCGGAACGGATGGCCGACACGGGCGGCGGCGGCCAGCTCATCACCGCCGAGGCACCGGACACCGGCTCCACCACCGGCGCGCTCACCTGGTGGGACCGGCGCGGCGGCCGCTGGGTGGAGGCCGGGTCCGCCTCCGCCCGGTTCGGCGCGAAGGGGCTGGTGGAGGGCGGCTCGCGCCGGCAGGGGACGAGGACGACACCCACGGGCCTGTACGGGCTTCCGTACGCGTTCGGGATCGCCCCGAGACCCAGCGGCGCCGACTACCCGTACCGGCGCGTGACGAAGGAGTCCTGGTGGTGCCAGGACAACGCGTCACGTTCCTACAACCGCTGGTCCGAGCCGCTCACCGCCGACTGCCGGGCCGCCGAGTCCGAGCACCTCATCACCTACGACCCGCAGTACCGGCACGCCCTCGTCATCGACTACAACTACAGCCGTCCCGTGCGCGGGCGGGGTGCGGGGATCTTCCTGCACGTCCACGGGAGCGGCGCGACGGCGGGCTGCGTCTCCGTGCCCGCGAGGGCGATGCGCCAGATCCTGCGGTGGGCGAAGCCGGGCCTGCGGCCGCACATCGCGATCGGCACGGCGTCGGGCCCCACGGCCCTGACCCGCTACTGA
- the argH gene encoding argininosuccinate lyase encodes MSSNNGGDVRLWGGRFADGPAEALAKLSASVHFDWRLAPYDIAGSRAHARVLHTAGLLTEDELTRMLAGLDQLEADVADGSFVGTIADEDVHTALERGLLERLGPDLGGKLRAGRSRNDQVATLFRMYLRDHARIIGGLIAELQGALVGLAEAHPDVAMPGRTHLQHAQPVLFAHHVLAHVQSLSRDAERLRQWDERTAVSPYGSGALAGSSLGLDPEAVAKDLGFERGSVGNSIDGTASRDFVAEFAFITAMIGVNLSRIAEEVIIWNTKEFSFVTLHDAFSTGSSIMPQKKNPDIAELARGKSGRLIGNLTGLLATLKALPLAYNRDLQEDKEPVFDSCDQMEVLLPAFTGMMATLTVNRERMEELAPAGFSLATDIAEWLVKQGVPFRVAHEVAGECVKVAEAEGKELDGLTDEQFAKISEHLTPEVRTVLNVPGALASRSGRGGTAPSAVAVQLAEVKADLTVQQEWADARR; translated from the coding sequence GTGAGCAGCAACAACGGCGGTGACGTCCGGCTCTGGGGCGGACGGTTCGCCGACGGGCCCGCCGAGGCCCTGGCCAAGTTGTCCGCGTCGGTCCACTTCGACTGGCGTCTCGCGCCGTACGACATCGCCGGTTCCCGCGCCCACGCGCGCGTGCTCCACACGGCGGGGCTGCTCACCGAGGACGAGCTGACCCGCATGCTGGCCGGGCTCGACCAGCTCGAAGCCGACGTCGCGGACGGCTCGTTCGTCGGCACGATCGCCGACGAGGACGTCCACACCGCCCTGGAGCGTGGCCTCCTGGAGCGGCTCGGGCCCGACCTCGGCGGCAAGCTGCGGGCCGGCCGTTCGCGCAACGACCAGGTGGCGACGCTCTTCCGGATGTACCTGCGCGATCACGCGCGGATCATCGGCGGCCTCATCGCCGAACTCCAGGGCGCGCTCGTCGGCCTCGCCGAGGCGCACCCGGACGTCGCCATGCCGGGGCGTACGCACCTTCAGCACGCCCAGCCGGTCCTCTTCGCCCACCACGTCCTCGCGCACGTCCAGTCCCTGTCCCGGGACGCGGAGCGGCTGCGGCAGTGGGACGAGCGGACGGCCGTCTCGCCGTACGGCTCGGGCGCGCTGGCCGGTTCGTCGCTCGGCCTCGACCCGGAGGCGGTCGCGAAGGACCTCGGCTTCGAGCGCGGCAGCGTGGGCAACTCCATCGACGGCACGGCCTCCCGGGACTTCGTCGCGGAGTTCGCCTTCATCACCGCGATGATCGGTGTGAACCTCTCCCGGATCGCCGAGGAGGTCATCATCTGGAACACGAAGGAGTTCTCCTTCGTCACCCTCCACGACGCCTTCTCGACCGGCTCGTCGATCATGCCGCAGAAGAAGAACCCGGACATCGCCGAGCTGGCGCGCGGCAAGTCGGGCCGCCTGATCGGCAATCTGACGGGCCTGCTGGCCACCCTCAAGGCGCTGCCGCTCGCCTACAACCGCGACCTCCAGGAGGACAAGGAGCCGGTCTTCGACTCCTGCGACCAGATGGAGGTCCTGCTGCCCGCCTTCACCGGCATGATGGCGACGCTCACCGTCAACCGCGAGCGCATGGAGGAGCTGGCCCCGGCCGGCTTCTCACTCGCCACCGACATCGCCGAGTGGCTGGTCAAGCAGGGCGTGCCGTTCCGTGTCGCGCACGAGGTCGCGGGGGAGTGCGTGAAGGTCGCCGAGGCCGAGGGCAAGGAGCTGGACGGCCTCACCGACGAGCAGTTCGCCAAGATCTCCGAGCACCTCACCCCCGAGGTCCGCACGGTCCTGAACGTGCCGGGCGCCCTGGCCTCGCGCAGCGGCCGCGGCGGCACCGCCCCCTCGGCCGTCGCCGTCCAGCTCGCCGAGGTCAAGGCGGACCTGACGGTGCAGCAGGAGTGGGCGGACGCGCGCAGGTGA